GAAACACATTAGTCAGCTTGGAAACAACAAGGCACTTGGTAACAGCAGTAAAATATCAAGGAAATGATAATGTATTTTCTAGTGCTAGAGATAGTAGGTAGACACTATGAAGAACAGATCAGCTTTGAAATGATGACAAACAGTTATCCTATAGCAGATTTCATCAGAAGAAGATTGCCGACAGCGACATATCATAATGTgctttttcattcaaaattggactaatacatgcatatttctTATGTGCCTACCTCTTGGTCATTTTGCATAGAAAGGATGACTTTTCCATCGTCTAAAGTTGCAGACTTCACCCTTGCATTAGGTATTATTTCTACTCCCTCTGTAAAAGGCAAGCATCGGACACTATAGTACACAGCAAATCTGGGTCAATCTTAAATATATCACATGAAGGCCGTATGTACAATTGCCACGTGACAAAGTTCTAAATGCTGAACTGCTTAGCATCAACACAACTGAAACAAATGTTTAACCTAATAGAACTACATGTTTTCTCAGTAATTGCCCACTATACGGTATGAATAATAATTGAGAAAGAATACTGTTTTGATGTACATTACTTGAATTCAAACTGCCAAATTTATGCTTCAATGGCATTAATCTCTAGCAGTTACAGTACCTGTACTTATTCCAAATTTGATGTGAAATTTGCTTAAAAAACAAGTATCTCCTTATGCCATAAAAACAGAAAGAGGGCAAGAacttgcatatacatgtacttttacaattttcaatacTCCAATGCTGTCTGTTATATGCTtgtcaatttgacatgccactgaagCCTAGTAATTTCTTACCATGCACCAAATGTGGTGTTCCCATGTGCCTTACTTATGTGAGAACTTAAGATTAAAACTGAATTGAcccatgacaaacatttttgttgtacattttaAGGTACACTGATGCAGTCATACATATAACATGTAGTATACTGTATCCTTTGACATCCACATAAGGAAAGGCAAGACATTTTGTGCAATTTACCAGTATCCAAGTATTACATCCATACCTCCTCTTACTTTGTCCGTAGTCCATTCACTAAGATATTCTGGCAGAACTCTCGCCATGTTACCCATCTCTGGGTAAGCTTGGTAAACTTTCAAGCCTGTGTCTTTGCCTGAAATTATATGTACCCAAAGACAAACAACACTTAAAATGTTTAGTGTGCTACAACAGTATCAGTATTCACATTTACAGCACTAACAGTATCAAGGTCATGTATTAGTCACCAGAAGACGAAAATCACCTGTTCTTGTTTTTGCTGGTGTTAATATGATAAAGTGTTATGTGTATGGGTGTGTTTTTCTGGTACAACTGTGTCAAGTGTGCACATGCTCATTATCTGTGTGTTTTCTGTCAAGATGGTAAGGTGTGCACATGTATAGATCTGTGTGTTTTTCTGTTACAATGTGTGAACAAGTATCAGTGTGTTTTTCTGGTAAAGGGGATGCCATTTCAGgcaataaagacattttcataaactatgggttctggagtcatttcaagCAATGGCaaacagcaaagataccctataaaggcacaagatttACTTGATGTTTCTCCGAATTTGcgagtaattgtaggtgatgaaAATTCATGAAATGACTGTTCAGAACCAATTGTTTATAAAAATGTCTTAGTGGTGTTCCCTTTAACATAGTAAAGTGTGTGCATGCATCTGTTTTTCTATTACTGTggtaaaatgtacacatgtatatctgTGTTTTTCTGTTCATATGGTAAAGTGAGCATGACTGTATATCTATGTGTTTTTCTGTTACTATGatgaagtgtgtatgtgtatcagTTACATTTGCAGGCTTTGGAAAAGTTTCAAAAATTAAGATTTTGCATTTAATTTGAAAGTGTGGAGTTGGACAAAACAaagctatacatgtacaaatgtaggagTTAAATTTACCTCTTTTGCCAAGTGAACATGCCAGTTCACTTCCTAAAAATCCACCACCAACAATGGCAACTGATTCTATATTTTGGGTTATGGTATCAAGGTCTTGGAAGTCTTTTATCTGTATCACAAAACAAGCACATTACAACTACCTGTATTTTAGCTATTACATCATCATTCCACATACACTCTGCTCACTGAAAAGTAACAGGTGATTTGAGATTAACATAAAACCTTCAAAAAAATCAACCGAAATACAATGTAAGATGAAATGTTCACTTTTCAGTACATTCAACGAATTCTTTGGTGGACAATAATGGTATATACAGTTTGAGGACTTACCATATACATTGAGATTGTACCCACATTTCGTATCAACAAACTCTCTCAAATTTAATAAAgcatatttgtaaatatacttAACGTACACCACGGAAAAGTGTTGTCTTCTGCTTGACATCAGCCGCAGCGGCATTCAAAGCTGGTAGATTTCTTGGGGTTCCACCTTTTTCATAATGAAAAAGAAAGTAAATTCATAGCAACATCTTAACAGTGATTCTTCATCACAACTGTATAGTACATAATGATCTTTTATCTACCAAGTATGCTAAGAATGGTTTGAATCAATTAAAATAACTAGGAGAGAagaaatatatttgtgtttgttagTGCATACGCATGCAAAACTTGTACAGTACTACACACACAAATTCCACTTCACAAAGGCAAATGTCATATCACGGTTAAAATTTCGGAGTGAAAAACAGTTGCTAGCAGAGCTACAGAAAAAGTTGTACTGATCAAAAGAGTGGCATGGGCCATTGTATCCTTACCATTCCTCTGATAAGTAACATTCCTCATCAAAAGAATGGCCCATTGTAAGATGGTACTAATTCAAAATCCAGGGATTCAACATTGGGAGTTTCAAACATCAACTTTTTCAATGAGCAGACTCAAAATGATCACCAACAAAGACACATATTAGGCATTCATGTTTACCTGTTGCAATAAGGCATTTATCATAGTAAATTTCCCAGCCATTATCAAGATATGCTTTCTTTTCCATTGGATTGATGCCTACAACCTGCACAGAAAGTGTACGTCAATGAAAACATtcacaattacaaaaaatgtccATCAATCcctcagatgtaaactgaatgccttccataagggtaaAGCTTTTAGATATTTGTTTCTACACACAAAGTATTTATTGGAATGCAACATTCTGAGATATGATTATCAcatatacactgtaatgtacCCCTTACTTGGCACATTAATTATAGCAAACTATAGTATATGCAGTTATGTACATCCAATATTGCATAATTTCTGCAAAATCATCAAAAAATCATCACTTATACAAATGAATGATTAAGATTATAAACTAGATCAAAAGGTTTTATGAGAAATACTTTGCtatcatcaatgtatgcacCATGTATATTCTTTATATATTGTCTAATTAACGCAAATCATTAACCAtgcaaatgactgattacaATGAAAGACTGTATAGGCAAACTATATTATAACAATTAACAATTATCATGATAATGCACTTTTGATATAAGACTCTTCATTGTTGATTGGTGTTATCTGGAAACTGGGCAAAAACTTACCTTTTTTCCAGCAGCAACAGCCACACCTCCCTTTTCCTTGTATGGTAGTTCTTTGGGTTGGCAATAAAATGCTGGTGGTTCAAAGAATATACTGCAAGaaacacaaacatttcattATTGACACAAAGAATAGAAACTTCAATGATTAAAAAGGACATCTAATCAGTTATAAATGTACTATACAAAATTGGATCTACAGTAAATAAGAGATTATcttgaaataaaacagaaaaaaataagtgGTTGTTAAAGGCACTCCCTTTTATCAGGCAATGTTAATAGCAATTGATTAACAGAAGTGCCAAAAATGACAGATCTTTCAGTACAACTATAGTCAGTCGCAGTCATGTTCCATCTCCGTATAGGAGGATGGATGTAAATTTACACCAGCCTTTCCATTGCCCCTCTTACACGGAAGTAGTAAGAGAGGCCATTCCACTGTTTCCAGGCAGTGATTTTATCAACCTATTGCATTTGGGCCAGCCTTTTTTATCTTTTGCCTCTATTCTAAACGTTCTCGGTTTCTCTTTAGATTCTAAAGTACTTCCTTGTTTGAAACTTTCTGTGTCCAAGATGTTAATAGTTTATGGTATGCCCactacaaatacaacaaaataatgaatacatGTTACATATAGTTATAAATAAAGTCATCAGTCAATATTTATTTAAGCTGTTGTCATAGCATACCTTCTTTCTTTACCATTCCATTGTTTAAACCTGAGTTTTTTCACAGCTTCCTTATCATCACTAAACCAAAGTTCTTTAGACAGAGGAGGTCTCATGTATGGCAAGTTGTTTTCCTCTGTAACAATCAGTATCTGTGAAGATGAACAAACAAGCCATTATTTACATGTCTCTTGGAGATACAGCCAGAACTACAGTACAATGTGCCTGTTAGTTGTAAGTGCCACAAGCCCAATATATAAATCTTTTACTAGTCTGAGTGGTTTTCACttataatttataaaccaaCAATTAGACTgctctagtataatgttaatgtagaTGCATGCCTTTGATTGGATCCTCAATCGGCTTCTGCCTGAGTTAATAGCATAATGGAAGTTTCAGCTTCACAGCTTCTAAAACAAATCTGTGTGTCTCGctattatcatttattattacaCATGCACCAGTTTTTACGTGCACTGGTGCACACATTCACTAGTTACTGGTGTTATTTGCACTTGCACTGCAATATGAAAACATTGTAtatctgcatgcaaatgataagCAAATGAGGGCACAATCGTTCATAGAATACAAAAATGCAGGACCACGCActatcatttttatggaaacTTGCTGTTTCGGGCAGataaatattatgtaataataaaaaaCCGCCATGCCACGTGACTTCCAGTGTGGATACTCatgggtatttgcactcatgcttgcagtgttttctgctgcactatcactaactcactcactcatgaaTATATGCTTATGGCCAAATAGAACattgcaagcacttgtgcaaatacccccaaGGATATATGCAACACTTGCAATCaagcatcatggggttctgtcatattacctTTTGTGTTAAAATAATTATAGATTACAATGCATGTTATATTTTGGCATACCACAATTTACTTTTATATTAATGTAAGTCCTGGCAAAACATAGCTGTTACATGTCTGGCTACTATTTCTATATTATTGTCATTTAGTCCTCTTACCTTTGCTTTGGAATCATTTGCTCTAATAGATCTATATGCAGCAAATGATGCAGTGCCACCACCAATCAATAAGTATGGCACATGACCAGGTAGTTCTGGTAGCTGATCAAAGTCTGGATATTTGTAAGCCTGTGGCTCTGTAAATTGAAAGTTATATATTGGacataatattaaataataaataatacataaacaataataaattaCTCTATCATTCAATAATGAAGACTTTGGGTAATTTACAtcattgtaaatgtacatagaTCCATACTCTCAAAAGTTCAAGTTCATTCATATAAAAACTTAAATCGGGTGTCTGTTGATCAAATATGTTATGcagtactgtatatcacaaGTTGAACATTGCACAGTTCATCTTTGTCTCTTTGTCTTTCTACTATTTTTATTCAGAAGGCCCCAGGGAAGATTGGCCTCTGCCAAATGGGCTaccctctttaaataaagtttattgattaattgattgattgattgaacatgTACAATTACACCAGCTGTAGTGAATAAATTAGAAAAACCCTTGCATATTTATTGTATACCCTGGTCATATTATGTCATGGCAACATGCACATaggtcactggttctgcagtacTCATAATATAAATCAAACTATTCACAACTGCCATTATTTCCCCATTTTCCCTTAAAACTTACGATGTTTGTAGGTATATCTTTCTCAAATATTTGTTCATTCAGGTGAtttcaactcatagtgacaaggtgCATCTTTTATCTCTTCTACTTTCCTCAGCTGAATGCAGAAAATCATTGGGGGAAATCCTAAAGCACCAGTCTATTGTAATATGGGTCTACATAAGGGCTTACATATCATACTATTAGATGACAAACTTTACAACTTGATCACCTACCCCATCCCTCATCTTCAGGTTTTTTACTGGCAAGTCCAGGTGCACTTTCTGCAGATTCAACCTTAGCATCTTGAGATGGTGGAACTAAGGGTGCAGCTGGTTCTGAGGTAGTTTTCTCTGTCTTAGCAGGAGCTCGGTACTTTTTTTCCTGATGAGTTATCTGTTCAATACACCAAGTTTGATACGTAGGAGAGTTTGTGATAAAACCCATCGACATCGTTATTTATCATAGTGATGTACAGATTCACAGCAGTGTGTTATTTAGCCATATAGTATCAATGATACAGAAAAACAAACTCACAAGAACCATAATGTCTAATCATATGTTACAATTCTTTGATTCCATAGTATACTACATATGTGTtccatgtatgtaaatgtacaaaatcaTAGTCTATTGAAAATGCCCAAGTTGGATTAATTGAGAAGGAGCGGGTTTGCTGGAAAGTCATGGTTGCTCATGCGTTACCAATTGACAGTGTATTCAAAAAGCCATAGTTATAAAAGTTCACTGGAAAGGAGCTTGAGTGGGTCCAATTTATAGCCAAGTTTCAGCGTCTACTTATGTCTAACCtacaagtacatatacatacattgctTCACAGTGCCAAGGTAGGCTAGCTAAAGTGTCATTCAGTTATTCTAAAGTATGATACCTCATTATTTATCAAAGTGTCTTTGCCAAAAAAGGGAAAACGTTACACTTCAAGTTTGCTGTGCAAAATTATAGAGTGACAGTGTTACTTACATAGTATGCTCCACCAGCAATTAAAGAAACTGCTCCAATTGCTATGACgatattttgaccatttttaCTTTCACCACCTTGTGATGACATCTGTCGGTACAAGAACTGAGGGTATACCTGTCTCCTGCTGATAATCcctacacatacaaatatatgaaaataaacatttgtgtGTGCCTTTTCATAATATAATTACTGCATTGAGAAGTATACCTATACACAGATCCCATGTACTATTTACTAACTCTTGAGACACGTGCAGAATAGTGTCAACAGAAGACGCAAATCACGGTTATGCTGGAAAGTCTTTAGAGCTCTAATTCTAGATCTATAACTAACCCCTACCCCAacctccctagcttgaatattCTTGCAAGCCCTAACTTGTATTGTTTATGTGTTGTTGGTGAACTCTCCTACAGCAGAGAGCTCTTACATTGTACAAACATCATGGATGTAGGAAGgaccttcctacctccatggagGGAGTGTGTTCTTACCTTCATGCAAACACATTAGTATACTGCGTGGAGGTAGGaagtccttcctacctccatggtatAATGGTACTGCTACTAGGCACGAACGTGTGTATAACCCACATGGTTGTATTAGGGAAGATCTTAGTCTAactgctagacctcaggctttcttGCCAACACTCTGTTTCTGAAGGTGGCACACAATCGAGGGCGAATGCCTGAGGCTATCCCCCTCACTAGCGACCTTCGGTCACCTTGacatagctgcaataattgtagcgtttgctgtgattttgaaagctttttcgtctgtttctGTGCCTTTTCACGTTTCGttgtttaacccgaatcaaacagaaaagccCGAGGGGTAAAGCAGCAAAACTAGGAAGATCTCCCCTAATACACCATGCACAGGGTTGACCAGACGGGCTCAAGTGTTGTTGGAAATGTTGCAAGTAGGCTATCGTCTAGTTTGAAAGAAGTAACAGTTGACTGGCCGCACTTGGTGAAACTAATGAAATTTTTGCAAAgattacattatgatatattGGTGGACTTTGCTTAATTTATCTTATCAATACAACACGTACGTTTGCTTCCATCTCACGTTTGATATTAGTTACTGTCCTGCACCGTCCCTATCCTTTTCACAGCAGGACGGAGCTGAGGAACTTAGACATCAGAATACGTGTCGGGCGAGTATTTGCAAAAGCGGTGATATTCTTACCATTTCTGTTGATATTCTGGTGTGTTTGCGACGTGAATGACCTGACAAGAGGTCGAAAATTCCTCACAAGTGCACTTGACCGATACATGCTTTCCACTGCTTATCACCGGGTTCGTCGACTttctaggtcaaaggttaaagacCCTCCAGCTTCGTCGTAATGAATCCCAGTATTggacacatatacatgtaaacccGCTGAGTGTTGTTAACCGTTCGGTTTGTTTCttcaaagaaatattttcaattacTACTTAGATAGTTCTCCACCAGTTTCACAGCTACAAATCACGAGTGAGAACCGCAGACAATAAAATAACAAGTAAGGCTTTTGCTTACGTGGTCTTCATGTCTTCACTATTGCATTCTGGGAAAAGCATGTCTGTGAACTCCAGTGACCCTCTTCGTGG
The genomic region above belongs to Glandiceps talaboti chromosome 8, keGlaTala1.1, whole genome shotgun sequence and contains:
- the LOC144438549 gene encoding apoptosis-inducing factor 1, mitochondrial-like — protein: MYRSSALVRNFRPLVRSFTSQTHQNINRNGIISRRQVYPQFLYRQMSSQGGESKNGQNIVIAIGAVSLIAGGAYYITHQEKKYRAPAKTEKTTSEPAAPLVPPSQDAKVESAESAPGLASKKPEDEGWEPQAYKYPDFDQLPELPGHVPYLLIGGGTASFAAYRSIRANDSKAKILIVTEENNLPYMRPPLSKELWFSDDKEAVKKLRFKQWNGKERSIFFEPPAFYCQPKELPYKEKGGVAVAAGKKVVGINPMEKKAYLDNGWEIYYDKCLIATGGTPRNLPALNAAAADVKQKTTLFRGIKDFQDLDTITQNIESVAIVGGGFLGSELACSLGKRGKDTGLKVYQAYPEMGNMARVLPEYLSEWTTDKVRGEGVEIIPNARVKSATLDDGKVILSMQNDQELKVDHVIVAVGLEPNTDLAKTAGLEIDDVHGGFRVNSELEARSNIWVAGDAACFYDIKLGRRRVEHHDHAVVSGRLAGENMAGAGKPYWHQSMFWSDLGPDVGYEAIGIVDSSLPTVGVFAKATEKDTPKAFVEATGEGLRSESEGAAIAEASELVPAQTTPETPPPPAEQLPEPEPEAPVLKAPETGEDFGKGIVFYMKDKVVVGMVLWNVFNKMPIARQILKEGKEHEDLNEVAKVFNIHES